In gamma proteobacterium HIMB55, the genomic stretch TCCAATCGAAAAATGCGATTTGTCTGCCGTAGGTTTCTTCGACAAATCCGGCCAATAGCACGTTTGGCGGTGTTCCAATAATCGTAGACATGCCTCCAACAGTCGTGGCGTAGGCGAGGGCAAGTAACAAAGCCACTTGAAAGCGACGTTTGTCAGCGTCGGAAACGCCTGCCGATTTCTCAGCCACCATCGCGGCTACTGATGCAGCAATCGGCAGTAGCATCATGGCCGTTGACGTATTCGTCATCCACATAGAGAGAAGCGCTGCCGCCAACATAAAGCCCAAGATCAGTTTCCGCCCGTCAGTCCCTGTTTTCGAGAGGACCGTGAGCGCAATACGGCGATGCAACGACCACTTCTCAACGGCGAGTGCTAGCACAAAGGCACCCATAAAGAGGAAGATCGTCGGATGCGCATAGCTCTGAGCAACGGCTTTAACCGGCATGACTTGTAAAATCGGGAAGCTAACCAGCGGAATGAACGCTGTTGCGGCGACAGGAATCGCCTCAGTCGACCACCAAGTCGCCATCCAAATACCGACTCCGGCGACCAACCAGGCCTCGCGTGACATCGTTTCCTGAGAACTGCTTGTCAGCAACATCAGAAAAAAGACGATCGGTCCTGTCCACAGACCTATCTGTTTTACTAGCGGATGTTCTCTTTCGGTCATCACACCAATCTCCCGGTTTTCGTAAGAGATCTAATCACTAACTTTTTACCTTGCCTCTGATCAAGGCCTAAGCGCACTAACCGCCTCGGGGTTCGACCAAAAGCCACCCAATAAGTCTGCTTGGGAGATTACGTACAAAGCCTCGCTATCGAGGATGACCCGCGTATCACCGTCCACCGAGTAAGGTTCGAGCGTCACCTCCCCCACAGGCACCACCGCCGCCTCTTCAGGCGAATTCTTATTGGCTATTTCGAACAGAGCAATGCGGTCTGTCTGCACGTACTCATCCTCAATTAGGCCGCTCGCAGCGTAAGGAACCGTGAGTCGATCGGTCTCTGCTCCTGCCAGGTAGGTAAAGGCGTAACGGTTGTACTGCGCGGGACTATAACTCCAATCCATATCCTCACCGAGCTCGACCAGCCCTTGTGACGTCGGTGAAGTCACATCGCTAATGTTGTACAACTCGAGCTTAGGAAAGAAACGATCGCTAGAACCCAAGCCGAGCAGTAAATCGTCTGACACCTCGTGCAGCAGATCTGAGAATCCCGGCACCTCTAGCTCTCCAACAATTGAAGGCTGGGTCGGGTCTGAGAGATCGATAACATACAAAGGATCTATTCGCTCAAAGGTCACCATGTAGGCGCGATCACCCATGAAGCGAACGCCGTAGAGATCCTCATTGGGCTTTCCAATCCGCGCCTCAGCGTCATCCCCCAATGATCCCAGAACGTCGAGCTCGGGTGCGTTATCAGCCGGAGAAAGTGTGAACAAGCGATGCGTGAACGCATCCTCGGGATCGCCTGTCCACTCAGTAGTCACGAGTCGCAGCACGCCACCAGACTCGCTAATACGAAAATCTGCATTACCGCCACTGTAAAGCTCGCCTTCGACCGACTCTGAACCCAGGTAATCGAAACTGTCGCGGGCCAAAAGATGAACCAACGTGCTCCGCAGCTCCAGATCCCAGCGAACATGGGTCAGAGCTATGAATGTGCTACCCATGTACACGCCTGACACGGGCTCAAAAGTACAAGCCGCTCGTAAAATCTCACCTGTCTCAGCCGACAGGGCGAGGAAAGTCGTCAAAGTTGAATCGCTTGGCGCTGGCTCTGCCAAAGGGTGCTCGGGGTCTGCTCGGTAACAACTGTCGAGTGTTAACGGTTCTACGACTTCACCGTCGATACGAACCTCTGGAAGAATATCAGTGTCCGTAGCCTCGGCGAGCAGGGCTTCGTTATTGGCAACTTCTTCTTCAGTTTGTGGGTAACTCACCAAGCCTTCTATACTCGGCGCGTGACGCGAAATAACAAAGATCTCATTTCCCGCACGCCGAGAGGCGACCAATGCGCCCTCTACCGTCACTGTGTTGGTCAGTTCAGGGTTCTCAACATCTGTTAGGTCGTAGTTGAGCAGTGACACCTGCTCGTCGAGCCAACCGTCAGAGGTTGTTAACTGCTCACCAAAAGCACCCCACCACGCTGTAGATAGCAATACCTGAAGCCGCGACTCTGACAGATACATACCTTCTGCAGTCTGGCCCTCTTCCAGGGTAATGACGCCCGCCGGTGTCGCCGACCCCGAACTTGGATCAGTCTGATAAAGGGCTATTTCGGTCTCTCCTACGCCCCCCGATGGCGGTGGCAAG encodes the following:
- a CDS encoding beta propeller domain-containing protein (PFAM: Beta propeller domain), which gives rise to MQIFKLLISLVLLSLVNACGGGGGGSTSNPPPIVVSPPPPPTGLWVNSETDGETEGSGLADYTAKLTRIGMTRSATGGPVFEAAPVADISSDSGGFSTTYTLESDVDEYDIVKYNGSTLAIAPSRSGCCFVVEPRVASDALPPPSGGVGETEIALYQTDPSSGSATPAGVITLEEGQTAEGMYLSESRLQVLLSTAWWGAFGEQLTTSDGWLDEQVSLLNYDLTDVENPELTNTVTVEGALVASRRAGNEIFVISRHAPSIEGLVSYPQTEEEVANNEALLAEATDTDILPEVRIDGEVVEPLTLDSCYRADPEHPLAEPAPSDSTLTTFLALSAETGEILRAACTFEPVSGVYMGSTFIALTHVRWDLELRSTLVHLLARDSFDYLGSESVEGELYSGGNADFRISESGGVLRLVTTEWTGDPEDAFTHRLFTLSPADNAPELDVLGSLGDDAEARIGKPNEDLYGVRFMGDRAYMVTFERIDPLYVIDLSDPTQPSIVGELEVPGFSDLLHEVSDDLLLGLGSSDRFFPKLELYNISDVTSPTSQGLVELGEDMDWSYSPAQYNRYAFTYLAGAETDRLTVPYAASGLIEDEYVQTDRIALFEIANKNSPEEAAVVPVGEVTLEPYSVDGDTRVILDSEALYVISQADLLGGFWSNPEAVSALRP